The following nucleotide sequence is from Dehalogenimonas formicexedens.
CGGACCCCAGAAATTGTCTTTCTCCCCGAGTCGAACGATCCTGTTGTCCGGGACGCCCTTGGCCTGCCAGAACCTGACCGCCTCATCGTCGTCGAGATAAACGGTCGTCCACAGGCGGTCGGCGGGAATTTTCAGGCGTTGGGTCACGAACTCCCAGGCAAAGTCGATGGCTTCCTTTTTAAAGTAGTCTCCGATCGAGAAATTACCCAGCATCTCAAAAAAGGTCAGGTGGGACGCATCGCCGACGGAATCGATATCGGTGGTGCGGAAGCACTTCTGGCAGGTGGTCAGGCGGGGCGCCGGCGGCTTTTCCTTGCCCAAAAAGTAAGGTTTGAACTGGACCATGCCGGCCGTGGTCAGCAGCAATGTCGGGTCGCCGTGGGGAATGAGCGATGAAGACGGCAGTATCTTGTGGGTTTTTTCGGCGAAGTATTCGAGGAAAAGGGCGCGAAGCTGGTCACCGGTAAAAGGCATAGAATCAGCACCTATCGAAATCGTTTGGATTTAGATTGTAGGCGAGGGGTATGGGGATGTCAACCAAACGCAGGTTTATCCCGCGTCGGGGTGAACCTTGGGAAACGGATTATCCGCCGGTGCGGGAAGTGAAGGCATTAACCCCGTGCCCCTGGTTCAGGGTGATTAAAAATGTGGTTGAGGTTAAGACTTGTTTTGGAAAAATAAATGACGCAATTGAAGCCGATATTTTCAAATTACGTTCAAAACACTGATCTCTGGGGTATTGACAAGGTACGGGAACGGGCTTATAATAAGCGAAAAGTTAGGGAATAATTAGGAAATAATAAGGGAGGTACTCAGTCTATGTGGTTGGTAATCGGTCTCGTCCTCGGCGCGCTCCTGATCTGGCTCGTCTCCTTCATGAAGAGCAAGGGCATGGCTTTCCGCTGGTATGAATGGATCATCGGCATCATCGGTCTGGGCCTGCTGCTCTTTACTATCCAAAACTACTTCGGTTCCCAGGCTGAACTCGAACCCAAGGCTGCCAACATGTTCCTGCTGGTAACCGGTCTGCCGGCCGTGATCTTCCTGGCCATCGCCTGGCAGTTGGTCATCCGCCACAAATCGACCACCTAATCTCAAACAACTTAATATCGCAATCAAGGGGGAGTCGCAAGACTCCCCCTCTTGTTTTGTCGGATTCCGCAAATACCAAAACCTGGCGGATTCAGCCGCTCCTTAT
It contains:
- a CDS encoding dehalogenase; translated protein: MWLVIGLVLGALLIWLVSFMKSKGMAFRWYEWIIGIIGLGLLLFTIQNYFGSQAELEPKAANMFLLVTGLPAVIFLAIAWQLVIRHKSTT